From the Elusimicrobiaceae bacterium genome, one window contains:
- a CDS encoding HAD hydrolase family protein, whose product MNELFIQKAKNLKLLLTDIDGVMTDSKLCWYTDPSGQRIEIKNFESLDGMGMIFLHSCGVRTGIISRGNAPVLADWARLLGMDILYYHAMNKPQALLDACQRFGVSVQETAFIGDDIIDLGVMKTVGLPLTVANGVQEVKDVSLYISSKRGGEGAVREICEQILKARGQWEKIVDEVASGHFQDPRPELIIVKPETKN is encoded by the coding sequence ATGAACGAATTGTTTATTCAAAAGGCCAAAAATCTTAAACTTTTACTCACCGATATAGACGGTGTGATGACTGATAGCAAACTCTGTTGGTACACTGACCCAAGCGGACAACGCATAGAAATCAAGAACTTTGAGTCTTTAGATGGTATGGGCATGATATTTTTGCATTCGTGCGGGGTGCGTACCGGCATTATTTCACGCGGAAATGCCCCTGTTCTGGCTGATTGGGCAAGACTGCTGGGAATGGATATTTTATATTACCATGCCATGAACAAACCCCAAGCGCTATTAGATGCTTGTCAACGATTTGGTGTTTCTGTACAAGAGACGGCTTTTATCGGCGATGATATTATTGATTTGGGAGTCATGAAAACCGTAGGTCTTCCTTTAACGGTGGCCAATGGTGTGCAAGAAGTAAAAGATGTATCTCTTTATATTTCTTCCAAACGGGGCGGAGAAGGTGCCGTACGAGAGATTTGCGAACAAATCTTAAAAGCGCGCGGCCAATGGGAAAAAATAGTGGATGAAGTGGCCTCCGGTCATTTTCAAGATCCGCGTCCGGAATTAATCATTGTCAAACCTGAAACAAAAAATTAG
- a CDS encoding porin family protein — MRKLFVAILGVLFFSPAVFANNWGLGLKVGVGENDPKSIKNFDSAITAPQNSLEEEEVFAGLEALYEWDLNSEADKIGVRLGYEGFGENKAEKSAKTISGSYVTEEEASLKEETYAIPVTVYYKRDNGIKNWSFYAGAGVTFVRSKLSYDYEEEVETLGGIDISETKDSESLSDSKIFPHVVAGAEYRFSELFALGLEAKYNIGAKVKKDGWVLSDRSGLSGALTARFYF; from the coding sequence ATGAGAAAATTATTCGTAGCCATATTAGGCGTGTTATTCTTTTCCCCCGCTGTTTTTGCAAACAATTGGGGTTTGGGGCTGAAAGTAGGTGTTGGCGAAAATGACCCCAAAAGCATTAAGAATTTTGATTCTGCCATTACCGCTCCCCAAAATTCTTTGGAAGAAGAAGAAGTTTTTGCCGGATTGGAAGCATTGTATGAGTGGGATTTAAATAGCGAAGCTGATAAAATAGGTGTTCGCTTGGGATATGAAGGTTTTGGCGAAAATAAAGCAGAAAAATCTGCTAAAACAATCAGCGGTTCTTATGTGACCGAAGAAGAAGCTTCTCTCAAAGAAGAAACCTATGCCATTCCTGTGACCGTTTATTACAAAAGAGACAATGGTATAAAAAATTGGAGTTTTTATGCAGGGGCCGGTGTCACCTTTGTTCGCAGCAAATTGAGTTATGATTATGAAGAAGAAGTGGAAACTCTGGGTGGTATTGATATTTCCGAAACGAAAGATTCTGAATCTTTAAGTGATAGTAAAATATTTCCCCATGTCGTAGCCGGTGCTGAATATAGATTTAGCGAACTTTTTGCCTTAGGGTTGGAAGCTAAATATAATATTGGTGCTAAAGTGAAAAAAGACGGATGGGTACTCTCTGACCGCAGTGGTTTGAGCGGTGCTTTAACGGCTCGGTTCTATTTCTAA
- a CDS encoding porin family protein, giving the protein MKKLIILAALLCAPALYAAERYTCCDYEETPQYGLYTNTTRVEFFGGVALPDGEWDENNQTLEIADTGFSAGVAFVRNILPWFTLGLDGNYTGFSKGEDITLTSGDTVNYRSGVGTGLVAGRVYLFPKSMTRLYGTAGIGAGYMYAREKNLATDKKENYDSTDVAWMLGAGLEFDIDETVVFGAEGRYNWVGLRSDMKDHFGHDNFQYWTIMLKLGVKF; this is encoded by the coding sequence ATGAAAAAACTAATCATTTTAGCGGCTCTCTTGTGTGCTCCAGCTTTATATGCGGCTGAACGCTATACTTGCTGCGATTACGAAGAAACCCCGCAGTATGGTTTATACACCAACACAACCCGCGTAGAGTTTTTTGGCGGAGTGGCTTTGCCCGATGGTGAATGGGACGAAAACAACCAAACGTTAGAAATTGCAGATACCGGTTTTTCCGCCGGAGTAGCTTTTGTACGCAATATTTTGCCATGGTTCACTTTAGGATTAGACGGCAATTATACCGGTTTTTCTAAAGGAGAAGACATCACCCTCACGTCCGGAGATACGGTAAACTATCGCTCCGGCGTAGGTACGGGCTTAGTGGCAGGACGTGTGTATCTGTTCCCCAAATCCATGACCCGTCTATACGGTACGGCCGGTATCGGTGCAGGCTATATGTACGCCAGAGAGAAAAACCTCGCCACTGATAAAAAAGAAAATTACGACAGCACCGATGTAGCTTGGATGTTAGGTGCCGGTTTGGAATTTGACATTGATGAAACAGTCGTTTTCGGTGCCGAAGGCCGCTACAATTGGGTCGGTCTGCGCAGCGATATGAAAGACCATTTCGGTCATGATAACTTCCAATACTGGACCATCATGCTCAAACTGGGTGTAAAGTTTTAA
- the serS gene encoding serine--tRNA ligase, which yields MLDIKQIIANPQETKRRLSLRKPALAAQIDEVLAEYESYKKILTAVEELRAKRNSLSKQIGQIKKEQGDEAAKEAMAQVGQLKEEMAQKEAVLDRLKKKIDDLLLSIPNMPYEGIPVGTSDADNPEYIACTAELPKFDFTPLDHQSVGENLGILDFAAAATLSGSRFALYKGDGARLERAIISFMLDLHARKGYTEILPPVIVNEEILYGTGQLPKFREDMYELTGEPKQFLISTAEIPLTNLNRARTIAESEFPIKLTAYTPCFRKESGTYGKDTRGLIRNHQFNKVELVMLSKPEESFNMLEVMVSDAQDVLKELGIPYRVVELCSGDIGFSSAKTYDIEVWMPSENRFREISSCSNCLDFQARRMGLRYKNAQGKLEYVHTLNGSGLAVGRTFAAILENFQQADGSVIIPQALRPYFGKDKIEAKK from the coding sequence ATGTTGGATATTAAACAAATTATTGCAAATCCGCAGGAAACCAAACGCCGCTTGTCTTTGCGCAAACCGGCATTAGCCGCTCAAATTGATGAGGTATTGGCGGAATATGAATCTTATAAAAAAATCTTGACAGCAGTAGAAGAATTGCGCGCCAAACGTAATAGCCTGTCTAAACAAATCGGTCAAATTAAAAAAGAGCAGGGAGACGAAGCTGCCAAAGAAGCGATGGCTCAAGTGGGACAATTAAAAGAAGAAATGGCGCAAAAAGAAGCAGTATTGGATCGGCTCAAAAAGAAAATTGACGATTTGTTGTTAAGCATTCCTAATATGCCGTATGAAGGCATTCCTGTAGGAACAAGCGATGCTGATAATCCGGAATATATTGCCTGTACGGCGGAACTTCCTAAATTCGATTTTACTCCTTTAGACCATCAATCCGTAGGTGAAAATTTGGGCATTTTGGATTTTGCCGCCGCCGCTACTCTATCCGGCAGCCGCTTTGCCTTGTATAAAGGTGACGGTGCCCGTTTGGAGCGTGCTATTATCTCTTTTATGCTTGATTTGCACGCCCGCAAAGGTTATACCGAAATTTTACCTCCTGTTATCGTGAACGAAGAAATTTTATACGGTACCGGTCAGTTGCCCAAATTCCGCGAAGACATGTATGAACTTACAGGTGAGCCAAAACAATTCTTAATCTCTACGGCCGAAATTCCGTTGACCAACTTAAATCGCGCACGCACGATTGCTGAAAGCGAATTTCCTATTAAACTGACCGCCTATACACCTTGTTTCCGCAAAGAATCCGGTACCTATGGTAAAGATACGCGTGGTTTAATCCGTAATCACCAATTTAATAAAGTAGAGTTGGTGATGCTTTCTAAACCGGAAGAATCCTTCAATATGTTGGAAGTGATGGTATCTGATGCACAAGACGTATTAAAAGAATTGGGCATTCCTTACCGCGTGGTGGAATTGTGCTCCGGCGATATCGGATTTTCTTCCGCCAAAACTTATGATATTGAAGTCTGGATGCCTAGCGAAAACCGTTTCCGCGAGATTTCTTCCTGCTCTAACTGTTTGGATTTCCAAGCTCGTCGCATGGGCCTTCGCTATAAAAATGCTCAAGGCAAATTGGAATATGTGCATACCTTGAACGGCAGCGGTTTGGCCGTAGGTCGTACCTTCGCCGCTATTTTGGAAAACTTCCAACAAGCCGACGGCTCTGTAATTATTCCGCAAGCCTTACGTCCTTATTTTGGTAAAGATAAAATAGAGGCTAAGAAATAA
- a CDS encoding arginine decarboxylase, pyruvoyl-dependent, with amino-acid sequence MYEPFVPKEIFLTKGIGRHKEKLASFEEALRDAKIAPFNIVPVSSIFPPGCKIIPVSKGVKQLRTGQVLHCVISRNTSNEYRRMIAASVGVAIPKDGKHNHGYLSEHHSFGETDKQAGDYAEDLAAMMLSTTLGIDFDNDTTWDQKEEIWKMSGKIVRTTNITQSAVCAEGVWTTVIAAAVFVK; translated from the coding sequence ATGTACGAACCGTTTGTACCCAAAGAAATATTCCTGACCAAAGGAATCGGCAGACACAAAGAAAAACTCGCAAGCTTTGAAGAAGCATTGCGCGATGCAAAGATTGCTCCGTTCAACATTGTGCCTGTTTCCAGCATTTTCCCCCCGGGATGCAAAATCATTCCCGTATCTAAAGGGGTCAAGCAATTGCGTACCGGACAAGTGTTGCACTGTGTAATCAGCCGCAATACCAGCAACGAGTACCGCCGTATGATTGCTGCTTCCGTCGGTGTGGCCATTCCCAAAGACGGCAAACACAACCACGGTTATCTGTCTGAGCACCACAGCTTCGGTGAAACCGACAAACAAGCCGGTGACTATGCTGAAGATTTGGCCGCTATGATGCTTTCTACTACCTTAGGCATTGACTTTGATAATGATACCACGTGGGACCAGAAAGAAGAAATCTGGAAAATGAGCGGAAAAATCGTTCGCACCACCAACATCACCCAATCTGCCGTTTGTGCAGAAGGTGTGTGGACCACGGTGATCGCTGCCGCTGTGTTTGTAAAATAA
- the speB gene encoding agmatinase codes for MSDNVQTDKFMGLESKNSSLARCKFAVVPVPFEKTVCYGHGTAKGPAAIIEASTQIELWDEETKTETWQEGIATLPAINCAGSTNKAFKEMDKTVRNIMQYKQCVPFYIGGEHTVTQALAQPYIETHKNLSILHFDAHADLRETFEGTPKSHACALFPASRQVPVVQVGIRSVASEEKQYINEGNVTTFLMHEHRDINKLIPQVLKKLTDTVYITIDVDGFDPSVIPATGTPQPGGFMWYEALDLFRAVIEKKNIVAVDVVEACQRKADPITEFNTAKLIYRMMGYLTVKGQKKK; via the coding sequence GTGAGCGATAACGTACAAACTGATAAGTTTATGGGGCTAGAGAGCAAAAACAGCTCTCTAGCCCGTTGTAAATTCGCCGTCGTGCCCGTACCGTTTGAAAAAACGGTTTGTTATGGTCACGGTACGGCCAAAGGCCCTGCCGCTATTATCGAAGCCTCTACCCAAATTGAGTTATGGGACGAAGAAACCAAAACCGAAACTTGGCAGGAAGGCATCGCCACCTTGCCGGCTATTAATTGTGCCGGTTCTACCAATAAAGCCTTTAAAGAAATGGACAAAACTGTACGCAACATCATGCAGTACAAACAATGTGTTCCTTTTTATATCGGTGGTGAACATACGGTCACGCAGGCCTTAGCCCAACCTTACATTGAAACTCATAAAAATTTGAGCATTTTACACTTTGATGCTCATGCCGATTTGCGTGAAACCTTTGAAGGAACGCCCAAAAGCCATGCTTGCGCTTTGTTTCCGGCCTCTCGCCAAGTGCCCGTAGTACAAGTGGGTATCCGTAGCGTAGCCAGCGAAGAAAAGCAATATATCAATGAAGGAAACGTGACAACGTTTTTAATGCACGAACATCGTGATATCAACAAATTGATTCCGCAAGTGCTTAAAAAATTAACGGATACGGTTTACATTACCATTGATGTAGACGGTTTTGATCCGTCCGTTATTCCTGCTACCGGCACGCCGCAGCCCGGCGGATTTATGTGGTATGAAGCGTTGGACTTGTTCCGCGCGGTCATTGAAAAGAAAAATATTGTGGCCGTTGACGTGGTAGAAGCCTGCCAACGCAAAGCCGACCCGATTACGGAGTTTAACACCGCCAAGCTCATTTACCGCATGATGGGTTATTTAACCGTAAAAGGACAAAAGAAAAAATAA